Genomic DNA from Hyperolius riggenbachi isolate aHypRig1 chromosome 10, aHypRig1.pri, whole genome shotgun sequence:
CCAACTTGTCATCAGTGTCTGGTAAGTttcactcaattttttttttgtcatttgtcACACACCTTACATCAGTTTTATTTATCTGTTTCAACAAATGTTGTCAATATTGCTACAGAAGTTATTTCTGCCGTTATACAAAACGCAATTGTCACCTTTAAAGGCAAAATAATATTGTTCAGAGAAAAGACTCCTAGTCATTTTAATCAATTTTTAAACAACTCAGtagaatctattttttttttaaataaagaaagaaataaaagtgGCATTCATTTTATATGCGTAGTTTGATCAGTCTTCATTTTCTGCATCAGAGCAATGTTTTGATTTCTCCTAGAGAGAATCTCACTTACTTTATCCGCTACGTTTAACGGTTCTAAAAGTTTTATTTGCACTTGAATACTTCTGCTAGGTCTGAGAGAGTCTTTGATTTGCATAGGCTTGTAATTCTTTTAAGAGCTCTTTTGTTTCGCCCAAAGAAGCCCTTTCATTAAGTTTCTGCCCGTTCTGAGACATATCTTAACGTACAAAACAGAGCAGGGTTGAAATCCACAAtgacagggggaaaaaaagatattAGAATATCCTTCCTATCTTCTTCTTTTGAGGGCATATTTCACAGCCAGCCAGATAATTGTCTATGTTTTGATTCAGCCACGTTTTATTtttctggccctgtctttcaggaactctggaatgccagatagctTCTGCTCCAACGCTTGTACGCATTACTGATGCTTGGACACCCTTGAATTGCACCCCCTCCTGCAACACTGACCTAATGAGATGAGGCACTGCAGCGTGATTTCATTCATTTTCTTGTTGAACTGCCTGGGCGCTTTACAAGGCGTGCTGGGCAAAAATGACAAAGCTACAGGCAAAGCAAGAGAGTCCCCAGTCTTCGCTCGGTCAGGGCAGTTCACAACCAAACTTAAACACGTGTGCTCCTGGGAGATTGTTGGGGACTCAACTGTGAGCTTGTCATTGAGCTGCAAGGAGCCAAGCGGTGGCGGGTACAACTGCACCTACGAAGGGGAGCCACATCGATGCCCGGTGTACACTTTGAAAGCCAAGCAGTACTGGAAACCGATCCTGGGGAAATTTAGAAGGGTCAAGAACGCCTGTGAGGACAAAACATTAAAGTCACGCCTGTGCAAAAAATCGGAAGCTGTCGAGTCTCAGCTGAGGAAAATTGAAGGTGATACCAGTACGGAGGCTGAAAAAGATAAAGCCAAACTGAAAGGACGTGTAAAAGAACCTAGCGGGGGTCCGGAAGGGGGACCAAGCAAACCAGAAGCTGCTGAAAACACTGGGGCAGGGAGGAAATCCAGTGGCAAAAAGAAAAAGCATGACTCCAAATCCAATCAAGTCCCCAACCCAACTATTTCTCCCTTCTTGCCTGAGCTCACTACCGCCAGAGAAGTTAATGATGATATTGTAGAGCAGAACGAGAATTTGGCAGACACCTACTGCGATGAGAAGTGGCATTCAATGTGTTCTTTCTTTGTTAATATCTGGAATGGCTAAATCAAAGCTCTACATGTGGTAGAAATGTGGCGGTAGTAAGCTGTTTAATTCAAGGCCGTAACAGAAATTCCCGGCTAATTCCTCCGGACTGCCTAATACGTAACAAGACTGACAAATCCTCccagtactaaaaaaaaaagtcacaagtGTAGACTTGACTGCATTCACAGCATAATTTCCAGAAGACCTGCTTTCTATTCTTTTCTGTTGGGACTAACGTAATAAACCAGTAGCTGCTGTCAGAGGCCCCTCTACTCAAGGTTTCCACCTTTCCGTCATTTTTATATTCTGCACAAAAAGttttttatactgtattttgGTAAAATATTCTCACGCGATTCATTGGTAGCTTGTCATACTGACATACAATATTCTataataaaacgtttttttttggtttgtaatTTGCATGACAGAATTGATTCTGAAATTTTAATGTGTCAACGTTTAGGCttcttttagggctcttttcaACTATGaaacgcgatcgcaatcgcgctgCAGTGCGATCGCATTTCTAACTAATTTCCACTAATTCGATTgcgctactatactcagtattaGGAGCTCAGtcgcatccaaaacgcggcaggataTGATTGCGCTCGGGACAAAATCAcaacgcaatcggatcgcactaatggaaatggtcGCTACCATTTCCTTTAGCTTTACTGTatactgcgttttgcgatccgttaGCGATCGGAATCCGATCACAAAACGCAGGGTAATAGAAAACGACCCTTACACGTAAATTGCAATTCCGATTTCCGATCCTGATatgcgattttcactggatgctagcaacacaagaaagacatagcatgcAGGACtcaaaaatcggaatcagaatcgcatgtaaaattgcatcaaaattggaattgcatgtaatGTAAAAGAGCTCTAACTTTTAGTCTGGTGTCCCAGTTTGCAAATACGTGATTTATATCTGCAAAGTATGACAGGTAGCCCCGACTTTCAAACACCCACCTTataaggaacccaaggtgtgagacctagggaaagctgccatatttatttccttttaaacaataccaattgcccggCAGACCTGCTAATCTTTCTAGTCAGTAGgctcacacttgaaacaagcatgcagctaatcttgtctgctttgtcataaacatctgatctgcaagtattagaggcagtgggtcagcaggacagccaggcaatgtgcattaggaaataaacatgtcagcccccGTATCCCttttacctcgggttccctttaaaaatgaccTACAGATACAAACAGCTGCAAAAGTGAAtatgattctgtgggaacaagaaaaaatgtttttaaagaggaactccagtgaacattttactgttggcaggtgatgtagctgctgcatggtttttggcagttggaaacagctgtaaacagctatttcccacaaaagttcgaacttttcttttgggaggggttacttgtgggaggggtttcaccacaatatcagtcatacagcgccccctgatggtctgtttgtgaaaaggaatacatttctcatgtaaaagggggcatcagctactgattgggataaagtaaaatttttggtcggagtttctctttaaactggcaAAAGGACAATTTGCTGAGGTACACTgagggtacagggggcagaggtgacacagtggattGGCAGAggtggcacgggggggggggggggggggggcaatggagACACGGGGTATAGAGGTGGTACAGGGGATAGAGATAGCACAGTGTTATGACTTGTGGGCAGATTAAGAATGACACTACAGTCTCCATCTCGTTCGTAAACTCACAGCAGCCAGCTGGAGACAAATCCTCCATGAGTCCACAGAGGTAAAGAATGCTATTTTCATACATTATAGTCCCTGCCTGCCCTACAGAAAAAAGTAACTACCTGAACCACCAGTTCATCTATAATCGATAGTTGTAGGTATGCATTGACCCAGAAGCTGAGATACATGAGATCACCATGACAACCTGACAACTGTCATCTTTTATATTCCAAGGATTTTGACCAGTATTATTTCAAGCTCATCGTATGTACTAACCGAAAGTcaagcccggatttacatcacaggagcctataggcagggCCGTTTTAAtgggctctggggccctagggcaaattgAATCGCAGGCCCCCTGACTGAACACCGCCCGCGCGGCAATTACctctcctctctgctccccttgtGTGACAAGCCCCACAGCGGTAATTATTCACCCATCCCGGCGGGCGGCAGCGGCTACACAGTCCAGGCACTCTTTCTACgcagtcctcctccttctctatgacccagTGCGTGTTATCCATAAACACGtgccgggtcatagagaaggaggaagACTGCGTGGAAAGAGTGCCCGGACTGTGCAGCCGCAGCCACCCGCCGGGACAGGTTAATTACTGCTGCGGCTAGTCACacaagggccccggggagcagtgcaagtggggggagcaggcagaacTTAGCAGGGTCGGTGGCATGGGGCCCCTGTAGAGGTCAAGGGCCCTATTCTACCTATTCTAGAGGAggcagctgctgacagtggccttgggtggtaaggagtacaaatccggccctgttcataCATCAGatcacatgtcacttcaagtaacctttaaagcggacctgaactcagaacttcctctctgctctaaaaaataagcaacagcataaaaacctttaaacaaaaaacatttctttgttacagctgatacaaatattgcaataaatctgcagtgtgtctacttcttgctttcatggaagtagacatagggttaacatcctgtgtatacaaattagctgctctgccgtggcagtcagctgacacagctgagaggtcaaattacagttttgattagtcacagattaggggggaattagacaggctaagcgctctaaatacatacaggttgcatttctctctgtttccctttggtcctgtgcaagagttcaggtccactttaaaaaaaatatgccacATGGCACATatcagtttgccttcttaaaaatgtACAcctggccatatgcaattcactttttcacctaggagatcattttcatattctcattaacccccttggcgttctgattctttccggattttagggtctaaaagcggggcaatttttttccaccctttcagaccctaaagcctgaacaaaatcatgctgccagggagatctgcagcagcccagcaatcactcacctccctggctccagcgctgcagttaggcctccatcctctgggtggcgctgcaactctaaagtgaaattgccggctgtcgtcatgacgacagccggcgatctcactagctggcagcagagtCCCGGAGGAGAGTAGGAAGAATgccagccgacgtcgggatccccgggaggtatgaagaaacgctcccgctgctcgcattgctctgcatacagcctccagCGACAACCTCGAgcagagctcgggatcaccgctcttagctgcagtcttccaaggaggttaaaataacttttaagcattttacaattgaaagggTACCTAAAAGTTGttgaaaggtactatcaaaaacaTTTTGAGTATTTGATTGCTTGTTTgtagtttaaagggcattttgtgacaaattgggctctattcacgaaACTTCTCATGAATTACTTATTTAtcgcctaattgataaaaataacctttcagcacatttacaagcaaaataatcactgaaagtaaaggtgcccatacactcgtcagattggcagcagatagataagaaatgcatctgatgatctatctgatgcgtttttagaacatttttttaccaggatagaattccaatacatttcagtttgaaatctattgaaattcgatctgatggcatttttttgccatcagatttccattaaggccaatgcaaactgataagcaatctcatcagattgacctaaattttccatcctgccagttcgacagaaatccatcgaaatcgatcgaaatcggccatcgatcggtcgattggccaaccgattttcaatcaatcaatcgatcgatcgatctggatcgatcggtcggccagaaaatcggctcagtgtatgggccccttaagttgttcctgattaacttcatttcaatattacttattcttaccttaattataatatatttttgctcttagagaaataaaaaagtaacatagattaggtgaaaacagaggataacaggtgaaaaagctttgtgaatcatgcaaatggcccatatgcaatttattttttctcctgagtgataATTATAAAATTGTCACTAAAATGCcttctaaaccaccagcaagcaagaaaatgttcaaaataattttgacagtactttttcaactactttgggGTACTTTGTTCATTGCAAaaggatgaaaagttattttaaagagaaaataaaaaaatatctcctacagtaggagaaaactcaggagaaaaagtgaattgcatatgggcctaggtgaGAGAATGCATATTTGGGGGCAGTAATGTATTGTGCATGGCACTGCAGCAATACACAGAACAACTATACTTTCTTCCATCACAGTCTGCACAACTGAGATACTCGTTCAGTACAACATTTATGAGTTCATTTGATAAGAAGCCTGCTTTAGCTATTCATGCTGGGGCTGACACTCTGAATGATGTGGACTTCTGAGCCTTGTGATCTCAGCTGAAAGCTGGTTACAATTAATTAAGAGCTGAAAGCTATTGTATTACTTTCTCCCATGCTTACTGTTGCTTAATAAGACTCCATCATGAATTCAAAGTTTCATCTACAGGAAAAACTGTAACCAGATAACATAAAAGTACTTTAATATCTCTTAGTGTCTGCACAGCATAATAAATACCCAGGCATTACCGTgacggcaggggcgtaactagaggggagcagcccctgcagtggcatagcaatgcggggtgcagaggtagcgaccgcagcgGGAGGCCCTCCTTCATCCTTCTTATTAgcctttcattggtgctatgctggtaatgaaccccACTATATGTACATCGCATAGTAATAATCTTTAACAAGCTATTTTCTTACTCTAATTacacctttctggcactgcaactgTCCTTGGTagtttttggggctccatattaaTAGTGCTTGGGGTCCCATGTAAAACAAACACCGGGGctacaagctccttagttacgccactgagccTCAGTGATCGCATGGGAGCCAAAGCTGTGGTGGGCCCGAACTACTGAGTTTTCCTTCCttggatacaggggactatacttcaggtcaggtgtttttgtggctacacttgttaggggtgtgaagatcatgttttccacatttgttttatgtgttttatgacccttgtgagatatgcatgaagggcaccaaggggaggcaagggaacggGTGTGAACTTTGGAGCCCCCCtccaaagtttttctgggggccccatgaattgtagttacgccactaagcatagctcccaactgtccctttttcagacggacagtccctctttgggagccctgtccctctgtccctctttcctcctcatttgtccctctttcaggactttgtccttctttctatgtatatatatatatttctcttctaaaaatgtgtttgattgactctaaactttatacccatcctttaaattgatatgttactaattttaaaatgttaatatgaaggaaaattaaccaggatagaaaggaccagtgtggtttgaattttaaaacaacatatttttctaatgaaattTTTATCGTACGCGTGACAAGTGGTGTGACGcgggcgtgatcaggggcgtggcatgggtgtggcttaagtgtccctctttctcatctcaaaaagttgggaggtatgcactaaGTGTGACAGTCCTGGATCATTCCACCCCAGCATCAACAGTGCAACCATCTGTCCTGTTACAACTTTATCAGAAACAACAGCGCACGAGAATGAGAAGAGGACCGGACAATGCAGAgatgtatgtggatccagcatgaacatcctgtacctctgtgcttacctaagGTAGCTTTGCTTCTGGTCAGTTATACTTTAAGGTGTCCATAAACTATGAGGGTAGGAgggacacactaggcagaatcgcatatgaatTGTGCTATGGAAAGCAGGTGCGTAACACAGCGAAGCCCCTGGAAGTGTGATGTGGCTGAGAGTGGAGAGCTGGAACCACTAGAACCATGTCTGCCATGTTTAACTTCCAGAGCTTACTGACAGTGATTCTCCTGCTGATATGTATGTGTGCTTATCTACGAGCAATGGTGCCCAATGTTCTTGACAAAAATAAAACTGGAGTACTTGGCATATTCTGGAAGTGTGCACAGATTGGTAAGCGGAAAAGTCCTTACGTTGCTGTATGTTGCGTAGTGATGGCGTTCAGTATACTCTTTATGCACTGATCTTCACGCACAGTTTTTGTTTGGcttggttttgtttttattttccatCAAGGTGTCCAGAAACAAAACATGGAAGCTCGGGACCAAACGGTCTTAAGGATAAGAATCTCCAATGACCAGAATTTGGAAGACCTTGTTTTTGATCTTTATATCTGTTGAAACTCACATTTTTTTCGTGGGGGTAAAAAGActtttcagaaaagcttagtaaaTTATTTCAGACATTGTGACGATGAGATGCTTTATCACTTAATTGCAGACTAAAATAACAAATAAAAGTGGTCCGCGGCTGTACATACACCTAACTAGCTTGTTCCTATGTGGGGAGGTGGAGGGCTGATGTAGCAGCATATGAGGTGCATCACAGAGTGGGTGGGGTGAGtaaggagaacaatgccctcggCCAATTTGATCCGCCAGGTTGATCACTGGCCAAGGAACTGATGGAGGTCAATGGCCGATGTACACACCCTAGGCAGAGATGATGGTCCCAACTGGCAAGGTAGTAGATGTGGTGCCcccgtggtccttttggtaagctaaagtggagcgaggtcagagaaggtggcaggtgggccagtTGACACCCAATAGGCCCCAAGCAccagcctaggttgcctggtggatgatcctgctctgccgcgGCCATCATCAAAGGACCAAAACATGACTACTCCAAGGACATTACCAGAGTGGGACACTGATAATGCCTTGTCTTGAACACCAAACTGGTCAGAAATGGtcaggatttaaagggaaccttaaagggaacctgaactgagtaaaattatttaaaataaacacatgacgtagctgcaaatgaatattacatactaacctcgccgtcagttcctctcagaagatcaccattttcttcttacagtgatcccttccagttctgacaatattttggccATTTTcataatggaggacggagaattccattgatcacagtggacagataggacgcaggagaggagagagagcttGAGGAgtcgactacacaggaggtaagtatgacatgtttgtttattttgacttttaattttcagttcaggttctctttaactcagaaTCGGCGGgccaccatgcgtattattgCACGCGTTTCCGAAGGTACAGGACGCTATAGCGGGAGTCAACACGTATCTTTGTACGCATTGCACCTGCAATGCCCGTCGACTCCAAGTCggcaaaacgaaactagctggtggcggtggACCAGAGAATCTAGGAGTGACTTCaatggcacaggatggctgcagggggctggtagaagccccaggtaagtgaaactctttttttgtacttgagttaaggttccctgggACTCCATAACTGCTTTTACTTTTCCCATGAAGAGCTTAAATGATGAGggtaaattgattcatgttttccTGAGACATAACCTCAAGCAAAACAGAGCTCAGACAGAGTACTTTGCAGCGAGAAGAAAGCTGATCAGCTAAGGTTCAGATCAGAACAAGGCAACCTCAGGCACAAACACAACCTTTTACAAGACAGAGTCAGGTTTACCACTGACCTGCGGCAATGAATGAACAGGGAAACTATCCCCTCATGTCATCAGATAATGAGTGTCTGCCTAATGACTTTGTCCATTCACACACAAGCCAGATGCCAGAGAAAAGACAGTGTATGTTGAGACATGCTTCAGCATAGTGTCCATTATAAGCTCAGACACTTCACACTGACATGAGCATAACTTCTCTATACAGGTTCCAGTGATGATGGTACACATACAGCATAACTTCTATAACTCTATACATGttccagtcagggccggcccgctcatgaggcggggtgaaacttttgcctcaggcggcaaatttctaggggcggcatccgcccgtcggagggtgcgaggagccggccgcccagctggaggggtagcgggcaggacgggggtattgggcctagcggcggggaggggggtcggaccccccctccctcgcctgggtcccccgtcctccgctcccctccagccttaaatccatcagaagcgcaactctcgtaagaggcagtgggcggggaagactcacctcttcctcgctcgatccagcgtgcgctccactgacgtcacttcctgcaacgccgcccactgtattgtaaatggacggcgctgcaggaagggacgtcagtggagcgcacgctggatcgagcgaggaagaggtgagtcttccccgcccactgcctcttacgagagttgcgcttctgatggatttaaggctggaggggagcggaggacgggggacccaggcgagggaggggggggtccgacccccctccccgccactaggcccaatacccccgccctgcccgctacccctccagctcgggggcggcggcagcaataattttttcaaaatttgcctcgggcggcaaaaagtctagggccggccctggttccaGTGATGATGGTACACATACAGCATAACTTCTATAACTCTATACATGTTCCTGTGATGATACTACATGTACAGCATAACTTCTATAACTATATACATGTTCCAGTGATGATACTACATGTACAGCATAACTTCTCTAACTTACTCTATACATGTTCCAGTGATGATAGTACATGTACAGCATAACTTATATAACTCTATACATGTTCCTGTGATGATAGTACATATACAGCATAACTTCTATAACTCTATACATGTTCCTGTGATAATAGTACATGTACAGCATAACGTCTATAACTGTATACATGTTCCAGTGATGATAGATAGTACATATAAAGCATAACTTCTATAACACTATACATGTTCCAGTGATGATGCTACATATACAGCATAACTTATATAACTCTATACATGTTCCAGTGATGATGGTACATATACAGCATAACTTATATAACTCTATACATGTTCCAGTGATGATAGCACATGTACAGCATAACTTTTATAACTCTATACATGTTCCAGTGATGATGGTACATATACAGCATAACTTATATAACTCTATACATGTTCCAGTGATGATGGTACAT
This window encodes:
- the FGFBP3 gene encoding LOW QUALITY PROTEIN: fibroblast growth factor-binding protein 3 (The sequence of the model RefSeq protein was modified relative to this genomic sequence to represent the inferred CDS: deleted 2 bases in 1 codon); translation: MNSIGVSFSLSRSSLKIAVRTAVRESDATDSGTLECQIASAPTLVRITDAWTPLNCTPSCNTPNEMRHCSVISFIFLLNCLGALQGVLGKNDKATGKARESPVFARSGQFTTKLKHVCSWEIVGDSTVSLSLSCKEPSGGGYNCTYEGEPHRCPVYTLKAKQYWKPILGKFRRVKNACEDKTLKSRLCKKSEAVESQLRKIEGDTSTEAEKDKAKLKGRVKEPSGGPEGGPSKPEAAENTGAGRKSSGKKKKHDSKSNQVPNPTISPFLPELTTAREVNDDIVEQNENLADTYCDEKWHSMCSFFVNIWNG